The following is a genomic window from Streptomyces chrestomyceticus JCM 4735.
TACCTCAAACGGCAGGGCGGCCAGAGCCAGTTCTCCGTACCGCTCAGCCGCCCCGCCGCCGAGCGCCGGGACATCGACGAGCTACGGCTGTGGATCTCCGACCACCTCGACGAGGATCTGTCCGCACCGGCCCTGGCCGCCCGGATGTGCCTCAGCGAACGGCACTTCGCCCGCGTCTTCAAACAGGAGACCGGCAGCAGCCCCGCCGCCTATGTCGAGGCGGCCCGTGTCGAGCTGGCCCGGCGCCTGCTGGAGACCACCGACTGCCCGCTCGACCAGGTGGCCGCCGCGGCCGGGCTCGGCTCGGCGGAGACCCTGCACCGGGCGTTCAGACGGCAGCTCGCCACCACCCCGGCGGCCTACCGCCGTCGCTTCCGTACCCGGGCCGGCTGACCCGCCGCACCACCGGCACACCGATCCGTCTTTCTCCCCTGGGACAGCGAGGCGGCAGCCCCTGCCTTGCCGTCTTCTTCCCTTTTCTGCTGATTCGCCATGAAAGGTTCCCGATGAACGCCACCTCCCCCGCCACGCCCCTGCGCGATGTGATCGGCCTGGACGGCCGGCCGCCGCGGCTGGGCGAGTCCGCCCTGCTCATGATCGACTTCCAGAACACCTACCGCACCGGCGTCATGGCCCTGGAGGGCGCCGACGAGGCCCTCGGGGCGGCCGCCCGCCTGCTGGAGCGGGCCCGCGCCACGGGCACCCCGGTCGTCCACATCGTCAACGACGGCGGCGAGGGCACCCCGTACGACATCCGCGCCCACATCGGCGCCATCAGCGACCAGGTCGCCCCCGCCGCGGGAGAACCGGTCGTCGTCAAACAGTTCCCGAACGCCTTCCACGCCACCGAGCTGGAGAAGACCCTGTCCGGCCTGGGCTTCGGGCCGGGCAGCGGCAAGGATCTGGTGCTGGCCGGCTTCATGACGCACATGTGCGTCGCCTTCACCGCACAGGGCGCCTTCAACCTGGGGTACCGGCCCACCGTCGTCGCCGACACCACCACCACCCGCGCCCTCGCCGCGCCGGACGGCTCCGTACTGTCCGCCGCCGCCCTCCGGACCGCGGCCCTGACCACGGTCACCGACCTGTTCGGGCTCGTCGTTCCCACCGCGGACGGCCTGCCGGCCTGACCTTCGGTACCGCACGGCCGTACGGTCCCCACCCCCGTTCAACCGATCGGGGACCGTACGACCCTGCTCCCCGTCCCCCGGGCCTCCTTCCCCCGGACCGCCGTACGCGTGCCCGTCGCGGCTCACTCCCGTACGGCGCGGAAACGGAACCTCCCCTTCCCCAGGGTCACTTCGGCCCGGCCGAACCCGGCGGCACGCAACCGCCGCGGCAGGGTCTCCGGCGGGACGGGCACATAGGTGTCGCCCAGATGCAGCAGACGGAACGCCGTACTCGCGCAGCCGTCACAGCCGGCGAAGACGCCACCGGGGCGCAGCACCCGCCGGGCCTCGGCGAAGAGCCGGTCCTGCTGTTCCGGGGACGGCACGTGGTGCAGCATGGTGAAGCACACGACGGTGTCGAAACCGCCGTCGGGGAACGGCATCGACGCCCCGTCGCCGTGCACGACCTCGACCCTTCCCGCATAGATGTCCTGAAGTTTCTTGGCGAACTCCGCGTCGACTTCGAGGACACTGAGCTGACCCGGTGCGCGGCGCGCGAGGACGCGCGTGGTGGCACCGTAACCGGGACCGATCTCCAGGGTCCCGGCGCCGAGTTCGACTCCGTCGAGGGCCCAGGGCAGCAGTTTCCGCTCCACCCCCCGGGCCCACCTGTCGGAACTGCAGATCCACTGGTGCAAGCGATTCATGGAGGCCATGTGGCGATGCTAAGAAGCGCGGAGGACGTCCACCACGAGGTAGGGGGACACGTCCTGTCGCGATACGGACACCTCGTCCCGGGGGCGGGACGCCGGAAGCGGCGGTGGTGGTCGGCACCTTCGTGGTCGCCGACGGCCAGTGGTACGGGCGGCACTGGCACACGACGCACCAACTGGCCTGGGCGGAGAAGGGAGTCATCGCCGTACGCGCCCGGGGCAGCACCTGGGTCCTGCCGCCGACCATGGCGCTGTGGATCCCGGCCGGCATCGAGCACGCGACGGGGGCGACCGGCCCGGTCGAGGGCCACAGCCTGTACTACGTGCCGGACCGCTGCCCGGTGCGCTGGACGGAGCCGACCGTCGTCGGCGTCTCGCCCCTGCTGCGCGAGCTGATCGGGTATCTGGCGGACGACAGCTTGTCGGCGTGTGCCAGGGAGCGCGCGGAAGCGGTCGTTCTCGATCAGTTGCGGCCAGTGTCGGTGGCGACGGTGCTGGCACCGCTGCCCCGCGACGACCGGGCGCGCCGCGTCGCACACGCCCTGCGCACGTGTCCGGCGGACGACCGGACCCTGGCCGAGTGGGGCGCGGAGGTCGGGGCCAGCGCGCGGACGCTGGCCCGCGCGTTCGCCGCGGAGACGGGGATGCCGTTCGGCCAGTGGCGTACCCGGGCCCGTCTGCAGAGCGCGATGCCGTTGCTGGCGGGCGGTGCGACGGTGGCGGCGGTGGCGTGCCGGGTCGGGTACGCGTCGCCGAGCGCGTTCGTGGCGGCGTTCCGGCGCGTGGTCGGGGTGCCGCCCGGGACGTACTTCTCGCCGTGAGGCGCACGGTTCCTCGCCGTGGGACCGGCGGCTTCCCGCAGACGGACGGTGGACCTCAGTCGCGCGGTACCGGACGGAAGGCGAGCAGGGCGATGTCGTCCGCGCTGTCGGCGCTCAGCGCGATGAGGAGTTCGTCGCAGAAGACGTCGAGCGGTTCGGCCGCCAGGGCGGTGGCGTGCCGGCGGAGCCGGTCCATGGCGTGGTCGAGGGACTCGTCGCGGCGTTCGATGAGACCGTCCGTATAGAGCAGGACGGTCGCATGCGCCGGGATCGGGTCGGTGGCGCCCGGGCGGGGCATGTCCGGTTCCATGCCCAGCAGCAGTCCGGAGCCCGCGTCGAGGTACCGGGTGTCGCCCTCCCGGGTCGTCAGCAGCGGCGGCAGGTGCCCGGCGGAGGAGTGGTTGAGCTGCCAGGGCCCGTCGGGGGTACCGGTGACCAGGCCGTAGATGCAGGTGGCGGTGGCCTCCTCGGACAGGCTGTGGTTGGCGACGTCCAGGCGGCGCAGCACCTCGTCGGGCGGTTCCTGGCGGTCGATGGCGATACCGCGCAGCATGCTGCGCAGTTGGCTCATGGCGACGGCGGCCTCCAGGTCGTGGCCGGTGACGTCGCCGATGACCACGGCGGTCCGGCCGCCGGGGACGACGAAGCTGTCGTACCAGTCGCCGCCGATCTGCGCGGTCGTGGAGGAGGGCGCGTAGCGGGCGGCCATCCGCAGATGGGGGATCTCGGGCAGTTCGGGCAGCAGGGAGCGCTGGAGGCGTTCGGCGATGTGCCGGGTCTCCTGGTAGAGGCGGGCGTGTTCGACGCCCAGGGCGAGGCTGCGGACCAGGTCGCCGATGAGGGGCAGCGACTCCTCGGTGAACGGCCGTTCCCCGTCGGTGCGGATCAGCGTGAGGGCGCCGAAGACGGCCCCGCGGGTCCGCAGCGGGGCGATGACCGCGCTGTTGGCCCCCACCCGTTCGAACAGTTCGCGGTCGTGGACGTCGAGCGGGCTCTTGACCTGGCTCGGCTCCGGGCCCTCGGTGAGCAGCAGCGGTCCGGCGCCGCGGAGCACCCGGGCCAGCGGCCCCCGTGCCGCGCCGGTCACCGGGGGGAGTCTGCCCGCGTACGCTTCGGCGGGCAGCTCCGTGGAGCTGTGGTGCGCCACGCAGAACCGCTCCAGCAGTTCGCCGTCGTCGAGCAGGTCCACCACGCACCAGTCGGCCAGCCGCTGCGTGAGGATCTTGCAGACCCGCTGCAGGCCCTCGTCCAGGTTGGGGGTGCTGCTCAGCGATTCCCCGATGTCGGCCAGCAGCCGGCGCTCCCGGGCCGGCCCGTCGGGCTCGTCGCTGTCCGCGTCCGTGATGCGCTCCGGATCGTCCGGCAGTTCCGGTCCGCCGGGCGGCTGCGCGGAGATGGCCTGGCTCTCCCCGGAGGCGAGGGGCGCGGGGACGGGCGGGGCGGTCCTGGGGGCGAGCTGGGCGACGTAGACGGTACGGCCGTCAGCCGTCACCTGGGTCTGGATGAACAGCCGGACAGGGACCTGCCGGCCGTCCCGGTGGAGCGCCGGAAGCGGCACCGAGCGGCCCAGGATGTGCGGCTGACCGGTGAGCAGCAGGCGGGTGAAGGCCGCGACGTGACGGTCCCTGAGGTGTTCCGGGATCAGTACGGTGAGCCGTTGGCCGGCCAGCTCGTCCTCCTGCCAGCCGAGCATGTCGGCGGCCGGCCCGTTCGCCACGATGATCCGGTTGTCGTCGTCGGCCGCGATGGTGGGCACCCTGCTCGCCCACACCTGGCTGGCGTCCCAGGCCACCAGCTCCGAGGGGCTGGCGCTCGGCTCGCGGGGCACCATGGTCCACGCGGTGGGCGGCCCGCCGGTGAGCTGGCCGGTGATCTGGTCGAGCAGCCAGCGGCGGAAGAGGCGGTTCTGGGGCAGGGACGGCCAGGTGAGCAGGCGTTCGTCCCGGGCCGCCTCCTCGGCCGCGTCGAGCACCCGGCCCAGGATGCGCACCGCCCGTGCGACGCCCGCCGGGAGGGAGACGCTCAGGGAGTGGACGTGGCTCGCCGACGGTTGCCCGTCCAGCGCCGCCGCCACGCCCGCGTTGATCGCGTGGTACGCGTCGTACGCGGCGGCCAGGTCTTGCGGGTCCACGCCGGTGTCCGTGCCGGCGGACGCGGCCAGTGTCAGCTCCCGCAGCAGGGCGTGCCGGTGGCGCTGGGACGCCAGGTACAGCGTGCCGGGCAGGTCGACGAGCGTCACCGTACGGGTCGGGCCGCAGGGCGGCGCGGCGGTCGCCCAGGTGGAGGGCGGTGGTGGCCGCCCGTCGAGCCACAGCTCGAACCACACCGTCTTGCGCCCGCCCCCGGTGTCGACGCCGTACCGGGAGGCCAGGTGCGCGACGACCGCCAGTCCCTGTCCCGGACCGGCGTACGGGTCGGACTCCCCCGGCACCGGCCTACGGCACGGCCGGCTGTCGCCGACGCCGATCCGGACCATGTGGCCGAGCACCCGGGCCGACACCTCGGCCTCCGTGCGCGCGTGCAGCACCACGTTGGTCATCAGCTCGCTGACCAGCAGTTCGGCGGTCTCCACCGCGTCCGGTGCGCGGTCGGCCAGAGCGGTCCGCACAAAGCGCCGGGCCTGCCCCACACTCTCCGGCCGCGGCGGGAACCGCTGCGAGGACACCGCCTTCGGCTGACTGATGTGGTCCATGCTTGTCAGTGTGCGGTACGCGACTCCCCGCGGCGCCGTGCTGCGAAGCTATCTCGTCAACGTGCGCGCCGGAATCCGTCGACTGGGTGAGGGAGCGCCGGGCCGCCCGCCGGTTCGGCCGGGCCGGGTCCCGTAGCTCCGGGACTCCGTGGTCACTCGCGGGGCGCCGCGTGCCACGGCTCGGGCACGGTGTTCCGTACGGCGGCCGTGCCGGACTGCGCCGGGACCGCCGGAGCCGCTCGCACCCTGGCGACCGCGGCTCCCAGGTGTCCCTGCACCGCTTCGGGCAGCGCCGCCCCCTGAACGCTGTTGACCAGTTCTTGAGCGAGGACATGCAGTTTGATGTTGGTGTGCTGGGAAGCGCTGACCAGAACGGACCAGGCGGCCTCCGGGCTCAGGGTGAAGGTGGCCATCAGGATGCCGCGGGCCAGGTCGATGGCCGGGCGGGTCCGCATGGCACGGCGTAGCTGTGCGATCTCCGTGGGCAGGTCCCGGGAAGCGTCCTCGCACCGGGCCGGATCGTCCATCGCGGAGAACGACGGACGTCCGCCGTTCCTGCTGGGGTTCAGGGCCGGGTCGGGGTGCGGCCCGGGGCCGGGCCGAGGTGCGACTCCGGGGCCGGGCCGAGGTGCGACTCCGGGGCCGGGCCGAGGTGCGGCTCGGTGGCCGGGTCGGGTTGCGGCTCCGGCGGGACGAACAGTTCGCGCGACTCCGTCAGCTCCAGCAGCCGCTCGACCGCACGGCTGCCGGAGGCGATGACGACGGACTTGCCCTGCACGACAGCCCGCTGCCGCAGTCGCAGCAGCATGTTGAGGGCGGAGCAGTCGCAGAACGTCACCGAGCCGAGGTGGAGGTCGATGCCCCGCGCCGAACGGTCCACGGCATCACGCAGACCACTCTCGATCTTCCCGCAGGTGCCCAGGTCCAGCTCTCCGTGCACCGACACCGCCGTACGGTCGCCACCCCGCGAGATCCCGGCCCGCGACAGGCTCGGTGTGTACGCGGCCGGCGGGCCGCCGTTCCCGTTGCCCGCAGCGGGTCCGTCGGGGAGGCGCGCCCTGTGCGCAGCTTCCGGCATGGCCTTCCTCTCCCGTCGTCATCGGCTCGTCCGCCGTCCATCTCAGGCTCGCCCATCGACAGACACACGTCAACTAATACACGAAAATCGTTGCGTGTATCGAGACGCGTGAATGTTCGGTCGGTAGAGTTGCAGCATGGATGGACTGACCGAGTCGAACAACGGGGTGCCCGAACCGCACAGCGGCTGGACATTTGTGACCAATCACGCCCGGGTGCTGGCCGCCATCGCCGACAATCACCACGCCCGTATCCGTGACATCGCGGCGCACTGCCGGTTGACCGAGCGCGCCGTTCAGAAGATCATCTCGGATCTGGAGCGCGACGGTTACCTCTCGCACACCCGCGAGGGCCGCAGCAACACCTATCGGATCGACCCCAGCAAGGTGCTGCGCCACCCGGCCGAAGCGGGCCTGACCGTGGCGTCCCTGCTGTCCCTGCTCGTCCAGGACGAGCAGGACCGCAGCACACTTCCGGAGGGCCGCCGGCACCCCAGTACGGCCTGAGGGGCAGCAGCTCCGAAGCGGTCGCGGCGAGGCCCGCGCAGAGCGCTAGGCCCCCGCCGCCGACCGGCGGAGGAACTCGATCCCCTGGTCCAGGGCCGCTTCCAGGTGCTCCAGGCTCCCGGTCGCGAGGTGGATCAGCACGCCCCCCTGGATGCCGGCCAGGAGGGCCCGTGCGCTGCGGCCGGCGTCCAGGGCGGCGTCGATCTCGCCCTGGTTCTGCATAGCGCGGATACCGGCGGCCAGTTCGCCCTCCCACCGGGCGTACAGTTCCCGCACCACGGCACGGGCCCCCTCCGTCGTCGGGCCGAGCTGCCCCATCACCACGTTGAGCGGACAGTTGGGGCCCTGCTCGCGGTAGCGCTCGACCACCTTGTCGCGCCAACTCCGCCAGGCGCTCCAGGAGTTCAGCGAGGCCAGTTCCGGCTGCTGGTCGCTGATCACGCCGGACGCCTCGTGGCGGGCCACGGCCAGCAACAGCTCGTCCTTCCCGCCGGGGAAGTAGTGGAACAACTGGCTCTTGCTGGTCGCGGTGCGCCGCATGACGTCGTCCAGCGTCAGGGAGAAGATGCCCAGCCGGCGCATCTCGGAGGCCGCGCCCTCGACGATGCGCTGCCGGGTGGCGGCGCCCTTGCGGGTCAGCGGCATGACGGTTCTCCCTGTGGTCGGAGGCCCGGGGGGCCGGGGCCGGCTGGGGACGCGGCAGTCAGGGTACGAGCAGGAGCTTGCCCGTGGTCCGGCGGGATTCCAGGTCGGCGTGTGCCCGCGCGGCGTCCGACAGGGCGTAACGCCCTCCGATGCGCGGGGTCAGCCGTCCGTCCCGGATCAGGTCGAAGACCTCTCCCGTGCGCTGGACCAGGGCCGCACGTGTGGGCACGTGGTGATGCACCACGGGGTACGTCAGAAAAATGCTGTGGGGGAGGTCGGTCGGAGCGATGGACGGGACGCCCATGAACGGCCCGTAGTAGGCATGAACTCCGTGCGGGCGCAGCGCCTGTTGCGAGGATCGGAACGTCGCGCTGCCACCTCCGTCGTACACCACATCCGCACCCCTGCCGTCCGTCAACTCTCCGACCCGGTCTTCGAAGCCCCCTCCGCGGGAGACCAGGACATGGTCGGCGCCGGCTTCCCGCGCCGCCGCCACCTTCTCCTCCCGGGACACCAGCCCGATCACCCGGCCGCCGCGCGCTTTGATCATCTGGGTCAGCAGCAGTCCGACGCCGCCCGCCGCGGCGTGCACGACGGCGGTGTCCCCCGGCCCTACGCGGTAGGTGGCGGTGGTGAGGTGATGGGCCGTCAGGCCCTGCAACATGACCGCGGCCGCGGTCTCGTCGGCCACGTCGTCGGGCAGCTTGACCAGCGATTCCTGGGGGATGGCGAGCAGTTCGGCATAGCTGCCGGGGTGGTAGAACCAGGCGACGCGGTCACCCGGCGCGAAGCCCTCGACACCCTCCCCGAGGGCGGTCACCCGGCCCGCGCCCTCGGCCCCGAGAACCGCCGGAGCGGCCCAGCCGGGGCCGCCGGACGTCCGGGCCCCGACGTCCATGAAGTTCACTCCCGCGACGGCGAGCCGCACGAGCACCTCGCCCTTCCCGGGGGCCGGGTCCGGTAAGGCGGTCCAGTTCATGACCTCGGGGCCACCGTGCCGGTCCATACGGATCGCGTGCATGCGCAGGTCCTTTCCCGGGCGGGCTCGCAGCACCGCCTACCGTCAGTTGCGGCGCAGCGTAGGACGGCAAAAATGGACCCACAAGTCCAGTTTTCACGGCATCGGCAGTACACGGCAGACATGCCCGGGTGTTAGCCTGGCGAGGAACTGATCTCGGATCGAGGAGACGCAACTGTGGCGGGTGACGACGACATCTCCGGGTGATACCCGGACCTGACGGCCGCCGGCCGGTGCGCGGAGCACCGCCGTGGTGGCTGCCTTGTCGTACCCTCCTGCCCGCTCTCCGGGCACCGGTGTCTGCCGGGCCCGTCGTGTTTTCCGAGGTATCCCCATGTCCGACGCTTTCGTCGTCTGCTCCAGCCTGTCCTTTTCCTGGCCCGACGACACCCCCGTCTTCGAGGACCTGTCCTTCACCGTGGGCACCGGCCGTACGGGTCTGGTGGCGCCCAACGGCTCCGGCAAGAGCACCCTGCTCAAGCTGATCGCCGGTGATCTGCGCCCCGCCGCCGGGACCGTCACCGTCTCCGGCACCCTCGGCCACCTCCCGCAGAGCCTCCCGTTCGCCGCCGGCCTCACCGTGGCCGAGGTGCTGGGCGTCGCCGAGGTGATCCGCGCCCTGGACGCCGTGGAGTCCGGCGACGTGGACGAGAAACACTTCGCGACCATCGGCGACGACTGGGACATCGAGGAGCGCACCCGCGCCCAGCTCGACCGGCTCGGCCTCACCGAACTGACCCTGGACCGCGGTCTGAGCACCCTCAGCGGCGGTCAGATCGTCTCGCTCGGCCTGGCCGCGCAGTTGCTCAAGCGGCCCGACGTGCTGCTGCTCGACGAGCCGACGAACAACCTGGACCTCGACGCGCGGCACAAGCTCTACGACGTACTGGAGGACTGGAACGGCTGCCTGCTCCTGGTGAGCCACGACCGGGCCCTGCTCGACCGCATGGACCGCATCGCCGAGGTGGAGCCGGGCGCCCTGCGGCTGTACGGCGGCAACTTCACCGCGTACGAGGAAGCCGTACAGGCCGAACAGGAGGTCGCCGAGAAGAACGTCCGCAACGCCGAGCAGGAACTCAAGCGGGAGAAGCGGGAGTTGCAGCAGGCCCGCGAGCGCGCCGACCGCCGGGCGAGCAACGCCTCGCGCAACCTCAAGAACGCGGGGCTGCCCCGCATCTTCGCCGGGAACATGAAGCGCGGGGCCCAGGAGTCGGCGGGCCGGGCGGGCCAGATGCACGCCTCCCGGGTCAGCGAGGCCAAGGCGCGGCTGGACGAGGCGGGCCGCGCGGTGCGCGACGAGCAGCGCATCACGCTGGACCTGCCCGACACCAACGTGCCCGCCGGGCGCAACCTGTTCCTCGGCGAGGGCCTGCGCGTCAGCCACGGCGAGCGGCCGCTGTTCGCCGGCGGCGGGGTCGACCTGACGATCCGGGGGCCCGAGCGCATCGCGCTGACCGGCCCCAACGGCGCCGGCAAGACCACGCTGCTGCGCCTGTTGCAGGGCGGTCTCGAACCCGACGCGGGGCAGATCAAGCGGGCCGACAGCCGGATCGCGTACCTCTCGCAGCGCCTCGACGTGCTCGATCTGTCCCGGACCGTGGCCGAGAACTTCGCCACGTTCGCACCGCAGCGTACGGCGGCGGAACGGATGAACCTGCTCGCGCGCTTCCTCTTCCGGGGCTCCCGGGCGCATCTCCCGGTCCAGGTGCTGTCCGGCGGCGAGCGGCTGCGCGCCACCCTGGCCTGTGTGCTGTGCGCCGAACCGGCGCCGCAACTGCTGCTCCTGGACGAGCCGACGAACAACCTCGACCTGGTCAGCGCCGGGCAGTTGGAGAGCGCGCTGGCCTCCTACCAGGGCGCGTTCGTCGTGGTCAGCCATGACGAACGGTTCCTCGCCCGGGTCGGGATCGACCGGTGGCTGCGGCTGGCCGACGGCGAACTGCGGGAGACGGCGGCCCCCGAGGTGTGAGGGAGCGGAACACGGCCCGGCCCGCGTCCGAGGGTCCACCCGGCGGGCCGCCCACCGCTCACTCCAGGAGGATCACCATGCCCCGACCCGCCCTGCTCGCCCATGATCTCGTCCGTACGCTGGGCACCCGCCGGGTCCTGGACGGCGTCTCGCTCACCGTCTCCCCCGGCCGGCGCGTCGGCATCGTCGGCGAGAACGGGGTCGGCAAATCGACCCTGCTGCGCCTGCTCGCGGGCGTGGACGAACCCGACGCCGGCCAGGTCACCCGCCCGGACGACCTGGGCTTCCTGCACCAGGAGATGCCGTTCGACGGTGCCACGACGATCGCGCGGGTGCTGGCCGACGCCCTGCGGGAGGCCCGCGCCGCCCTGGCCGAACTCGACCGGCTGACCCGGCTGCTCGCCGGCACCCCGGACGACCACCCCGGCCACGCGGAACTGCTGGACGCGTACGGGAAGCAGCTCGAACACGCCCAGGAGAGCGAAGCGTGGGATGCCGACCGGCGGGCTGCGATCGTCCTGGACGGGCTCGGCCTCGGCGGGTTCGGACACGACCGGACGCTCGGTTCGCTGTCCGGCGGGCAGCGCGGCCGGCTGGCGCTGGCCGCGCTCCTCGTACGCCGGCCCGCCGCCCTCCTGCTGGACGAGCCGACCAACCACCTCGACGACGAAGCGGCCGCTTTCGTGGAGGAGCAGCTCCGCGCACAGCCCGGCGTCGTCGTGGCGGCCAGCCACGACCGGGCGTTCCTCGACGCGGTCTGCACCGACCTGATCGATCTCGACCCGGCGGTGCACGGTCCGGTTCGCTTCGGCGGCAACTACAGCGCCTACCGTGCCGAGAAACAGGCGGAACGCGAGCGCTGGGAACAGCGGTACGCGGCGGAGCAGGAGGAGTTGGAGGCGCTGCGCCGCTCGGCCGGGGTGACCGCGCGCCGCGTCGCCCCGGACCGCGGGCCCCGGGACAACGAGAAGATGGGGTACGGCCACCGGGCCGGCCGGGTGCAGCAACAGGTCTCCCGGCGGGTACGCAACGCCGCCCGCCGGCTGGACGAACTGGAACGGACCCAGGTCGGCAGACCGCCGGAGCCGCTGCGCCTGCACGCCGGGGCGCTGACGGGCGCGCCGGTGGACGGTGCTCCGGCGGACGGTACTGCGGTGGACAGCGGCCCGGTGCAGGGCGCTACGGACAGCCCGCTCGTCTCGCTGTGTGACGCGCGGGTGCCCGGTCGGCTGGACGTCGCGCGCCTGGACATCCCCGCCGGGGACCGGCTCCTGGTCACGGGAGACAACGGGGCCGGGAAGTCGACCCTGCTGTCCTTGCTGGCCGGGCGGCTCGACGCCGAGCGCGAGGGCGCGGTGCGCAGACGGCCCGGCCTGACCGTGGGCCTGCTGGCGCAGGACACCGTGTTCGAGCGCCCGGACCGCACGGCACGCGACACGTACACCCATGTCCTGGGTGCCGAGCGGGCGGAGGCGGTCCCGCTCGGCTCGTTGGGACTGCTCGGCGTCACGGATCTCGACAAGCCGGTGGGACAGTTGTCGGTCGGCCAGCGCCGCAGGCTCGCGCTGGCCCTCCTGGTGGCGCACCCGCCGCACCTGCTGCTGCTCGACGAGCCGACGAACCACCTGTCCCCGCGCCTGTGCGACGAACTGGAGGACGCCCTCGGCGCCGGGCCGGGCGCGATCGTCGTGGCCAGCCATGACCGGTGGCTGCGCAGGCGCTGGACCGGCCGCCGGCTGCGGCTGCGCGCGGGCCGCTTGGTGCCCTCGGACGACACGTACGACATGCGCGGTACGGGAGGCAGGCCCCGGCCCGGCACCTCCGACCGGTGACGCGACGCGCCTTGCCGCGCCCGCTCGTCACCCGTCAGGATGGTGATCGTGAACACCGACCATGTCTTCGTCTGCGGGCACCCCGCCCTCGACTTCGCCGCGACGCTCCGCGCCCGGCGCACCGTCCGCTTCGAGGTGTTCGCGACGCCGGAGCGGCTGGAGGC
Proteins encoded in this region:
- a CDS encoding cysteine hydrolase family protein, which codes for MNATSPATPLRDVIGLDGRPPRLGESALLMIDFQNTYRTGVMALEGADEALGAAARLLERARATGTPVVHIVNDGGEGTPYDIRAHIGAISDQVAPAAGEPVVVKQFPNAFHATELEKTLSGLGFGPGSGKDLVLAGFMTHMCVAFTAQGAFNLGYRPTVVADTTTTRALAAPDGSVLSAAALRTAALTTVTDLFGLVVPTADGLPA
- a CDS encoding class I SAM-dependent methyltransferase, producing MASMNRLHQWICSSDRWARGVERKLLPWALDGVELGAGTLEIGPGYGATTRVLARRAPGQLSVLEVDAEFAKKLQDIYAGRVEVVHGDGASMPFPDGGFDTVVCFTMLHHVPSPEQQDRLFAEARRVLRPGGVFAGCDGCASTAFRLLHLGDTYVPVPPETLPRRLRAAGFGRAEVTLGKGRFRFRAVRE
- a CDS encoding AraC family transcriptional regulator, encoding MVVGTFVVADGQWYGRHWHTTHQLAWAEKGVIAVRARGSTWVLPPTMALWIPAGIEHATGATGPVEGHSLYYVPDRCPVRWTEPTVVGVSPLLRELIGYLADDSLSACARERAEAVVLDQLRPVSVATVLAPLPRDDRARRVAHALRTCPADDRTLAEWGAEVGASARTLARAFAAETGMPFGQWRTRARLQSAMPLLAGGATVAAVACRVGYASPSAFVAAFRRVVGVPPGTYFSP
- a CDS encoding SpoIIE family protein phosphatase; amino-acid sequence: MDHISQPKAVSSQRFPPRPESVGQARRFVRTALADRAPDAVETAELLVSELMTNVVLHARTEAEVSARVLGHMVRIGVGDSRPCRRPVPGESDPYAGPGQGLAVVAHLASRYGVDTGGGRKTVWFELWLDGRPPPPSTWATAAPPCGPTRTVTLVDLPGTLYLASQRHRHALLRELTLAASAGTDTGVDPQDLAAAYDAYHAINAGVAAALDGQPSASHVHSLSVSLPAGVARAVRILGRVLDAAEEAARDERLLTWPSLPQNRLFRRWLLDQITGQLTGGPPTAWTMVPREPSASPSELVAWDASQVWASRVPTIAADDDNRIIVANGPAADMLGWQEDELAGQRLTVLIPEHLRDRHVAAFTRLLLTGQPHILGRSVPLPALHRDGRQVPVRLFIQTQVTADGRTVYVAQLAPRTAPPVPAPLASGESQAISAQPPGGPELPDDPERITDADSDEPDGPARERRLLADIGESLSSTPNLDEGLQRVCKILTQRLADWCVVDLLDDGELLERFCVAHHSSTELPAEAYAGRLPPVTGAARGPLARVLRGAGPLLLTEGPEPSQVKSPLDVHDRELFERVGANSAVIAPLRTRGAVFGALTLIRTDGERPFTEESLPLIGDLVRSLALGVEHARLYQETRHIAERLQRSLLPELPEIPHLRMAARYAPSSTTAQIGGDWYDSFVVPGGRTAVVIGDVTGHDLEAAVAMSQLRSMLRGIAIDRQEPPDEVLRRLDVANHSLSEEATATCIYGLVTGTPDGPWQLNHSSAGHLPPLLTTREGDTRYLDAGSGLLLGMEPDMPRPGATDPIPAHATVLLYTDGLIERRDESLDHAMDRLRRHATALAAEPLDVFCDELLIALSADSADDIALLAFRPVPRD
- a CDS encoding ANTAR domain-containing protein, yielding MDDPARCEDASRDLPTEIAQLRRAMRTRPAIDLARGILMATFTLSPEAAWSVLVSASQHTNIKLHVLAQELVNSVQGAALPEAVQGHLGAAVARVRAAPAVPAQSGTAAVRNTVPEPWHAAPRE
- a CDS encoding STAS domain-containing protein, with the translated sequence MPEAAHRARLPDGPAAGNGNGGPPAAYTPSLSRAGISRGGDRTAVSVHGELDLGTCGKIESGLRDAVDRSARGIDLHLGSVTFCDCSALNMLLRLRQRAVVQGKSVVIASGSRAVERLLELTESRELFVPPEPQPDPATEPHLGPAPESHLGPAPESHLGPAPGRTPTRP
- a CDS encoding helix-turn-helix transcriptional regulator — its product is MDGLTESNNGVPEPHSGWTFVTNHARVLAAIADNHHARIRDIAAHCRLTERAVQKIISDLERDGYLSHTREGRSNTYRIDPSKVLRHPAEAGLTVASLLSLLVQDEQDRSTLPEGRRHPSTA
- a CDS encoding TetR/AcrR family transcriptional regulator gives rise to the protein MPLTRKGAATRQRIVEGAASEMRRLGIFSLTLDDVMRRTATSKSQLFHYFPGGKDELLLAVARHEASGVISDQQPELASLNSWSAWRSWRDKVVERYREQGPNCPLNVVMGQLGPTTEGARAVVRELYARWEGELAAGIRAMQNQGEIDAALDAGRSARALLAGIQGGVLIHLATGSLEHLEAALDQGIEFLRRSAAGA
- a CDS encoding quinone oxidoreductase family protein; amino-acid sequence: MHAIRMDRHGGPEVMNWTALPDPAPGKGEVLVRLAVAGVNFMDVGARTSGGPGWAAPAVLGAEGAGRVTALGEGVEGFAPGDRVAWFYHPGSYAELLAIPQESLVKLPDDVADETAAAVMLQGLTAHHLTTATYRVGPGDTAVVHAAAGGVGLLLTQMIKARGGRVIGLVSREEKVAAAREAGADHVLVSRGGGFEDRVGELTDGRGADVVYDGGGSATFRSSQQALRPHGVHAYYGPFMGVPSIAPTDLPHSIFLTYPVVHHHVPTRAALVQRTGEVFDLIRDGRLTPRIGGRYALSDAARAHADLESRRTTGKLLLVP